A genomic segment from Corylus avellana chromosome ca5, CavTom2PMs-1.0 encodes:
- the LOC132182217 gene encoding transcription factor bHLH117-like, translating to MNDFPGGEGESTNVFAGGEAESSDWVEWVETFLSEDIGTIWAKTFPENDGLDAILPQKNVESADLYEPEMAKFTFEMEPFHPSPSPSKGDRVDSVISDSVDSILQISSYQNPTAFIPQSNVSETPRKRRKVADRMNVLESLMPWRNKMKRADMLKECCKYVKYLQAQLKALQSMPAHSSYCTSSSGDSDFLGKVSRNQMLQFLVNSPISQIVQYSNGRCIYSEEQLSAAFARCGF from the coding sequence ATGAATGATTTCCCCGGCGGTGAGGGTGAGAGCACCAATGTTTTCGCCGGCGGTGAGGCTGAGAGCAGCGACTGGGTCGAATGGGTCGAAACGTTTTTATCGGAAGATATAGGAACAATTTGGGCGAAAACGTTTCCTGAAAACGATGGCTTGGACGCAATTCTCCCCCAAAAAAACGTTGAATCTGCTGATTTATACGAGCCTGAGATGGCTAAATTCACCTTTGAAATGGAACCATTTCACCCAAGTCCGTCACCATCCAAAGGTGACCGAGTCGACTCAGTTATCAGCGATTCTGTAGACTCAATCTTGCAGATAAGCAGCTACCAGAACCCTACGGCTTTTATCCCGCAGTCAAACGTTTCTGAGACTCCGCGCAAGCGCCGAAAGGTAGCCGACCGGATGAACGTGCTTGAGAGTCTAATGCCATGGCGCAACAAAATGAAGAGGGCCGACATGCTTAAGGAGTGCTGCAAGTATGTCAAATACCTCCAAGCTCAACTCAAGGCTCTCCAGTCCATGCCTGCCCACAGCTCTTACTGTACCTCTTCTTCGGGAGATTCAGACTTCCTGGGGAAGGTGAGCCGGAACCAGATGCTACAATTCCTTGTCAACTCTCCCATCTCCCAAATAGTACAGTACTCCAATGGACGCTGCATCTACTCGGAAGAGCAGCTATCGGCGGCTTTTGCTAGGTGTGGCTTTTGA